In Caballeronia sp. Lep1P3, a single genomic region encodes these proteins:
- the rhaS gene encoding rhamnose ABC transporter substrate-binding protein, with product MKQPYRLMRGPMLAAALLAVTVALTASAAEVKSGLKIAFVPKQINNPYEVIADDGGMAAIKEMKGDGKVVGPSDAGASSQVSYINTLITQRQNAIVIAANDANAVVPYLKKAMSQGIKVVTFDSDTAPDGRQIFVNQAESEAIGRGQIQLLSKLIGGEGEFAVLSATPNATNQNTWIKWMQEELKKPEYSKMKLVKIAYGNDDDQKSFVETQGLLQAYPNLKGIVAPTSVGIAAAARYISSSPAKGKVAVTGLGTPNQMRAFVKNGTVQAFQLWDPGQLGYLAAFAAANLASGTITGKEGDSFDAGKLGKRTVGKSGEVILGPPTTFDASNIDRFNF from the coding sequence ATGAAACAACCTTATCGACTCATGCGCGGGCCCATGCTCGCGGCGGCTTTGCTCGCCGTGACCGTCGCGCTGACAGCGAGCGCGGCGGAGGTGAAGAGCGGCCTCAAGATCGCCTTCGTGCCGAAGCAGATCAACAATCCGTATGAAGTCATCGCGGACGATGGCGGCATGGCCGCGATCAAGGAGATGAAGGGCGACGGCAAGGTCGTGGGTCCGTCGGATGCGGGCGCGTCGTCGCAGGTGAGTTATATCAACACGCTCATTACGCAGCGACAGAACGCCATCGTGATCGCGGCAAATGACGCTAATGCCGTCGTGCCGTATCTCAAGAAGGCGATGTCGCAAGGCATCAAGGTCGTGACGTTCGATTCCGATACCGCGCCGGACGGCCGGCAGATCTTCGTCAATCAGGCCGAATCGGAGGCGATCGGGCGCGGACAGATTCAACTCTTGTCGAAGCTGATCGGCGGCGAAGGCGAGTTCGCGGTGCTGTCCGCCACGCCCAACGCGACCAATCAGAACACGTGGATCAAGTGGATGCAGGAGGAGTTGAAGAAGCCCGAGTACTCGAAGATGAAGCTCGTGAAGATCGCCTACGGCAACGACGACGATCAGAAGTCGTTCGTCGAGACGCAGGGTTTGTTGCAGGCGTATCCGAACCTGAAGGGCATCGTGGCGCCGACGTCGGTCGGCATCGCAGCGGCGGCGCGTTATATCTCGAGTTCGCCTGCCAAGGGCAAGGTCGCGGTCACGGGTCTCGGCACGCCGAACCAAATGCGCGCGTTCGTGAAAAATGGCACGGTGCAGGCGTTCCAGTTGTGGGACCCGGGTCAGTTGGGCTATCTCGCGGCGTTCGCGGCGGCCAATCTCGCTTCGGGGACGATCACGGGCAAGGAAGGCGATTCGTTCGATGCCGGCAAGCTCGGCAAGCGGACAGTAGGCAAGAGCGGAGAAGTGATTCTCGGACCGCCGACCACGTTCGACGCAAGCAACATCGACCGCTTCAATTTCTAA
- a CDS encoding helix-turn-helix domain-containing protein yields the protein MPSRSATLPSVERRMSAGRRLLDGASVETVADELHLSVQTVRRYKAIVSEGGIDALAAMSVGGRASVLDRAALDWIADALKGSPRMHGFESDAWTNARLRELIERRYGVRYSRVYIWQIATNLGLGHVLSKSRR from the coding sequence ATGCCATCCCGCTCCGCCACCCTCCCGAGCGTCGAGCGGCGCATGAGCGCCGGCCGCAGGCTGCTCGACGGCGCGTCGGTCGAAACGGTGGCGGACGAGCTGCATCTGTCGGTGCAGACGGTGCGCCGCTACAAGGCGATCGTTTCGGAAGGCGGAATCGACGCGCTCGCGGCGATGAGCGTCGGCGGACGCGCATCGGTGCTGGACCGCGCGGCGCTCGACTGGATCGCCGACGCGCTCAAAGGCTCGCCGCGCATGCACGGCTTCGAGAGCGACGCGTGGACCAATGCGCGTCTGCGCGAACTCATCGAACGGCGCTACGGCGTGCGCTATTCGCGCGTTTATATCTGGCAGATCGCGACGAATCTCGGCCTCGGGCATGTGCTTTCGAAGTCGCGACGGTGA
- a CDS encoding H-NS family nucleoid-associated regulatory protein, which yields MAEFGITESALAEALAEAPPVASPPPAFTKTSAANGAQKPRRPMPQLPSMPQGNGAEPIFRNASGDTWDGVGDMPEWLKRAVHAGQDIEFYRV from the coding sequence ATGGCCGAATTCGGCATTACCGAAAGCGCGCTGGCCGAGGCATTGGCTGAAGCGCCGCCGGTGGCTTCCCCGCCGCCCGCATTCACCAAAACCAGCGCAGCGAACGGCGCGCAAAAACCCAGGCGGCCGATGCCGCAACTGCCCTCCATGCCGCAAGGCAATGGTGCCGAACCCATTTTCCGCAACGCGAGCGGCGACACGTGGGACGGCGTCGGCGACATGCCCGAATGGCTCAAGCGCGCCGTGCATGCAGGCCAGGACATCGAGTTTTACCGCGTCTGA
- a CDS encoding luciferase-like monooxygenase: protein MIPFSLLDLSPIPLGSTAADAFAHSLDLAQHAERWGYLRYWLAEHHNMTGIASAATSVVIGHIAGGTKTIRVGSGGIMLPNHAPLVIAEQFGTLASLFPGRIDLGLGRAPGTDQTTARALRRDLQGSADSFPDDVVELQRYFADPVEGQRVRAVPGAGLQVPIWLLGSSLFSAQLAAALGLPFAFASHFAPDYLLTALHVYRSQFRPSATLDKPYAMVGVNVFAADTADEARFLFTSLQQQFINLRRGTPGQLPPPVESIAWTPAERAGVEHSLSCSVVGDRADVEAGLRSVIDQTRADELIVTAQVFDHAARLRSFEITAQVRDAIGASA, encoded by the coding sequence ATGATCCCCTTCTCGCTGCTCGACCTTTCGCCCATTCCGCTCGGCTCGACCGCCGCCGATGCCTTCGCCCACTCGCTCGATCTCGCGCAGCACGCCGAACGCTGGGGCTATCTGCGCTACTGGCTCGCGGAACATCACAACATGACGGGCATCGCCAGTGCGGCGACCTCGGTGGTGATCGGGCATATCGCGGGCGGCACCAAGACGATTCGCGTCGGCTCGGGCGGCATCATGCTGCCGAATCACGCGCCGCTCGTGATCGCGGAGCAGTTCGGCACGCTCGCGTCGCTGTTTCCGGGCCGCATCGACCTCGGCCTCGGCCGCGCGCCCGGCACCGATCAGACCACCGCCCGCGCGCTGCGCCGCGACCTGCAAGGCAGCGCGGATTCGTTCCCGGACGACGTCGTCGAATTGCAGCGCTATTTCGCCGATCCCGTCGAAGGCCAGCGCGTGCGCGCGGTGCCCGGCGCGGGGCTTCAGGTGCCGATCTGGCTGCTCGGCTCGTCGCTCTTCTCGGCGCAGCTCGCCGCGGCGCTCGGCTTGCCGTTCGCGTTCGCGTCCCATTTCGCGCCCGACTATCTGCTGACGGCGCTGCATGTGTACCGCTCGCAGTTTCGCCCGTCCGCGACGCTCGACAAGCCCTACGCGATGGTGGGCGTCAACGTCTTCGCCGCCGACACCGCCGACGAAGCGCGCTTTCTCTTCACATCGCTGCAACAGCAATTCATCAATCTTCGACGCGGGACGCCCGGACAACTGCCGCCGCCCGTCGAATCGATCGCCTGGACGCCGGCCGAGCGCGCGGGCGTCGAGCATTCGCTGTCGTGCTCGGTCGTCGGCGACCGCGCGGACGTCGAAGCGGGGCTGCGGTCGGTCATCGACCAGACGCGCGCGGACGAACTCATCGTGACCGCGCAGGTTTTCGACCACGCGGCGCGCCTGCGCTCGTTCGAAATCACCGCCCAGGTGCGCGACGCGATCGGCGCGAGCGCGTAG
- a CDS encoding phosphate/phosphite/phosphonate ABC transporter substrate-binding protein has translation MHWTAALPMYDVTPALAADWRALLDGVRARIADRLNERGDTLDIVDAGADLTAFWLRDDLLLSQTCGYPLVNALDGRVQLIATPLFDVPGCENGGYRSVLVAGAHVNAASLEACRGLRAVYNSDDSNSGMNLFRHAVAPHARGGRFFGSVTKSGGHLASLRAIAIERSADIAAIDCVTLAFVQAHRPELAAGVREIGVTASAPALPFISSKHTPAALTDALAVALSDVIRTDEPLAARLKLKGFVRLAQAGYAPIARYEREAVDRGYAVLA, from the coding sequence ATGCACTGGACCGCCGCCCTGCCGATGTACGACGTCACGCCCGCGCTCGCCGCCGACTGGCGCGCCTTGCTCGACGGCGTGCGCGCGCGCATCGCGGATCGCCTGAATGAGCGCGGCGATACGCTGGATATCGTCGATGCCGGCGCGGATCTCACCGCGTTCTGGCTGCGCGACGACCTGCTGCTTTCGCAGACGTGCGGTTATCCGCTGGTGAACGCGCTCGATGGCCGCGTGCAGTTGATCGCGACGCCTCTCTTCGACGTACCCGGTTGCGAGAACGGCGGCTATCGCAGCGTGCTCGTCGCTGGGGCGCATGTGAATGCGGCATCGCTCGAAGCGTGCCGGGGACTGCGCGCCGTCTACAACAGCGACGACTCCAACAGCGGCATGAACCTGTTTCGCCACGCCGTCGCCCCGCATGCGCGCGGCGGCCGGTTCTTCGGTTCGGTGACGAAAAGCGGCGGGCATCTCGCGTCGCTGCGGGCCATCGCCATCGAGCGCAGCGCAGACATCGCCGCAATCGACTGCGTGACGCTCGCGTTCGTGCAGGCGCATCGGCCCGAACTCGCGGCGGGCGTGCGTGAAATCGGCGTGACGGCGAGCGCGCCGGCGCTACCGTTCATCTCGTCCAAGCACACGCCTGCAGCGCTCACCGATGCGCTCGCCGTCGCGCTGTCCGATGTGATACGGACCGACGAACCGCTCGCCGCCCGGCTGAAGCTGAAGGGCTTCGTCCGGCTCGCGCAAGCCGGCTACGCGCCGATTGCGCGATATGAGCGCGAAGCCGTCGATCGGGGGTATGCGGTGTTGGCGTAG
- a CDS encoding fatty acid desaturase, with protein MPRYLDDAQRDAIRNLRASWRWRTEWPTWIVIVAVHGGWFGVALNARAIGLPLALALLAVLSCWYMSLQHELLHGHPTRWPRVNMLFGIAPLAVWFPYAVYRESHLRHHDDAHLTVPGRDPESYYVTPEQWANAGVVLRAAIAARNTFVGRMLVGPWFSIAASWREAVQALIKGEWRIVASWIAHIASLAALAWWLDARCGIPWRAFIFGVGYAALALASVRSFHEHRAMDDERERTVINEAAWPWRLLFLNNNYHAVHHDLAGVPWFALGDIYRQWRDAYRAGNGNFVVRGYGEWLRRHAIARVTSPVHPFSQPDFERAPSGVTHSKESERLVRIVH; from the coding sequence ATGCCACGCTATCTCGACGACGCCCAGCGCGATGCCATCCGAAATCTGCGCGCGTCGTGGCGCTGGCGCACCGAATGGCCGACATGGATCGTGATCGTCGCGGTGCACGGCGGCTGGTTCGGCGTCGCGCTCAACGCGCGTGCCATCGGGCTGCCGCTCGCGCTCGCTTTGCTCGCCGTCTTGTCCTGCTGGTATATGTCCCTTCAGCATGAACTGCTGCATGGCCATCCGACGCGCTGGCCGCGCGTCAACATGCTCTTCGGAATCGCGCCGCTTGCCGTGTGGTTCCCGTATGCGGTGTATCGCGAGTCGCACTTGCGTCATCACGATGACGCGCACCTCACCGTGCCCGGCCGCGATCCCGAAAGCTACTACGTGACGCCCGAACAGTGGGCGAACGCGGGCGTCGTGCTGCGGGCAGCCATCGCCGCGCGCAATACCTTTGTCGGCCGGATGCTCGTCGGTCCGTGGTTCTCGATCGCGGCATCGTGGCGGGAAGCCGTGCAAGCGTTGATAAAGGGCGAATGGCGCATCGTCGCGAGCTGGATCGCGCACATCGCGTCGCTCGCCGCGCTCGCGTGGTGGCTCGACGCGCGGTGCGGCATTCCGTGGCGCGCGTTCATCTTCGGCGTCGGCTATGCGGCGCTCGCGCTCGCTTCGGTGCGCTCGTTCCACGAACACCGCGCGATGGACGACGAACGCGAGCGCACGGTCATCAACGAGGCGGCGTGGCCGTGGCGCCTGCTCTTTCTCAACAACAACTATCACGCGGTGCATCACGACCTGGCCGGCGTGCCGTGGTTCGCGCTCGGCGACATTTACCGGCAATGGCGCGATGCGTATCGGGCGGGCAACGGCAATTTCGTCGTGCGCGGATACGGCGAATGGCTGCGCCGGCATGCAATCGCGCGCGTGACATCGCCGGTGCATCCGTTCTCGCAGCCCGATTTCGAACGCGCGCCTTCCGGCGTCACGCATTCGAAGGAATCGGAGCGGCTCGTTCGGATCGTCCACTAG
- a CDS encoding HoxN/HupN/NixA family nickel/cobalt transporter has translation MTRPSEAVTASVTEVPRKLSPASARLFAGLIAFNVLAWLWALIAFRHFPLLIGTSLLAYSLGLRHAVDADHIAAIDNVTRKLMQQGKRPLAAGVFFSLGHSTVVMLATASIAATALAVESRFRAFRDIGGLIGTSVSALFLFAIGAMNLFVLRGVWRAFARVRRGEALHEGDADMLVVAGGPLARVARPLFALIGKSWHMFPLGFLFGLGFDTATEIGLMGIAASEAARGMPVWSVLVFPVLFAAGMSLIDTADSLLMVGAYGWAFMKPIRKLYYNLTVTLVSVLIALFVGGVEALGLLADRLRLKGGVWDFAGMLSEHFGALGFAIVGVFAVCWLVSALVYKWRNYDACDACDAAPVTPGASRARTAR, from the coding sequence ATGACCCGACCTTCCGAAGCCGTCACCGCGTCAGTCACCGAAGTGCCCCGAAAGCTGTCTCCCGCGTCCGCGCGTCTGTTTGCCGGACTCATCGCGTTCAACGTGCTCGCCTGGTTGTGGGCGTTGATCGCGTTTCGTCACTTTCCCCTGCTCATCGGCACGTCGCTGCTCGCGTATTCGCTCGGCTTGCGCCATGCCGTCGATGCCGACCATATCGCCGCCATCGACAACGTCACGCGCAAGCTGATGCAGCAGGGCAAGCGCCCGCTCGCGGCCGGCGTCTTTTTTTCGCTCGGACATTCGACCGTCGTGATGCTCGCGACGGCGTCGATCGCGGCGACCGCGCTTGCCGTGGAGAGCCGTTTCCGCGCGTTTCGCGACATCGGCGGATTGATCGGCACGTCGGTTTCCGCGCTCTTTCTGTTCGCCATCGGCGCGATGAATCTCTTCGTGCTGCGCGGCGTGTGGCGCGCGTTCGCGCGCGTGCGGCGCGGCGAAGCGTTGCACGAAGGCGATGCCGACATGCTCGTCGTCGCGGGCGGGCCGCTCGCGCGCGTCGCGCGGCCGCTCTTCGCGCTCATCGGCAAAAGCTGGCACATGTTTCCGCTCGGCTTTCTCTTCGGACTCGGTTTCGATACCGCGACGGAGATCGGCTTGATGGGCATCGCGGCGTCGGAAGCCGCGCGCGGCATGCCGGTCTGGTCGGTCCTCGTGTTTCCCGTTCTGTTCGCGGCGGGCATGTCGCTGATCGATACCGCCGACAGCCTGCTCATGGTCGGCGCCTACGGATGGGCGTTCATGAAGCCAATCCGCAAGCTCTACTACAACCTGACCGTGACGCTCGTTTCGGTGCTGATCGCGCTTTTCGTCGGCGGCGTGGAGGCGCTTGGACTGCTCGCCGATCGCCTGCGGCTAAAGGGCGGCGTCTGGGACTTCGCGGGCATGCTGTCCGAGCACTTCGGCGCGCTCGGCTTCGCGATCGTCGGCGTCTTCGCCGTATGCTGGCTCGTGTCCGCGCTCGTCTATAAGTGGCGCAACTACGACGCTTGCGATGCCTGCGACGCGGCGCCCGTCACGCCCGGCGCGAGCCGCGCCCGCACGGCGCGCTAG
- a CDS encoding formate/nitrite transporter family protein, with amino-acid sequence MAEPQNGASGDNKSAGADSPHLDDAQQEQAAAHSTPHALVIHEIVREEGEAAMERTFAALMWSGLAAGLSMGFSFLVQAILESALPETDWSHLVASLGYTIGFVFVILGRQQLFTESTLTAVLPVLTRRDMETVGKTLRLWVIVLIFNLIGTTIFAALLQIPGVFSPEVTEALGKVAKVPYSGTFGVTVARALFAGWLIALMVWLLPSARSARLLTILLVTYTVAVSKLSHVIAGSVEAAYGVMSGAASVSDYFAVFLVPTLIGNILGGVSLVAIVNHAAIAPEINGSGAAQSAD; translated from the coding sequence ATGGCAGAACCGCAAAACGGGGCGTCCGGCGACAACAAATCGGCGGGCGCAGACTCGCCTCACCTCGACGACGCACAGCAGGAACAGGCCGCCGCGCACTCGACGCCGCACGCGCTCGTCATTCACGAGATCGTGCGCGAAGAGGGCGAGGCGGCCATGGAGCGCACCTTCGCCGCGCTGATGTGGTCCGGGCTCGCCGCCGGCCTTTCGATGGGCTTTTCTTTCCTCGTCCAGGCGATTCTCGAAAGCGCGCTGCCCGAGACCGACTGGAGCCATCTCGTCGCGAGTCTCGGCTATACGATTGGCTTCGTCTTCGTGATCCTCGGACGCCAGCAGCTCTTCACCGAAAGCACGTTGACGGCGGTGCTGCCCGTGCTCACGCGGCGCGACATGGAGACGGTCGGAAAGACCTTGCGGCTCTGGGTGATCGTGCTCATCTTCAATCTGATCGGCACGACGATCTTCGCCGCGCTGCTGCAAATTCCCGGCGTGTTCTCGCCCGAAGTGACCGAAGCGCTCGGGAAGGTGGCGAAGGTGCCGTATTCAGGGACGTTCGGGGTGACGGTCGCGCGGGCGCTCTTCGCCGGATGGCTGATTGCGCTGATGGTCTGGCTCTTGCCGAGCGCGCGCTCGGCGCGGCTGCTCACGATCCTGCTCGTCACTTACACCGTCGCGGTGAGCAAGCTCTCGCACGTCATCGCGGGATCGGTGGAAGCGGCTTACGGCGTGATGTCCGGCGCGGCGAGCGTATCCGACTATTTCGCCGTGTTCCTCGTGCCGACGCTCATCGGCAATATCCTCGGCGGCGTGTCGCTCGTCGCGATCGTCAATCACGCGGCCATCGCGCCGGAAATCAACGGGTCGGGGGCGGCGCAAAGCGCGGACTGA
- a CDS encoding beta-xylosidase yields the protein MSASQRRIAAALLAGLAAAFSTCASAQITKPEGSDQQENRTSDSTARANPSGVTMVESQKPQSKDAAGKARGPTVGKEHKTDGAGGFNNGLYGTGAGNNK from the coding sequence ATGTCCGCATCACAACGACGAATCGCCGCCGCGCTGCTCGCCGGTCTCGCGGCCGCTTTCAGCACGTGCGCGAGCGCGCAGATCACGAAACCCGAAGGCTCGGATCAACAGGAGAACCGCACGTCGGACTCGACGGCGCGGGCCAATCCATCGGGTGTCACGATGGTCGAATCGCAAAAGCCGCAATCCAAGGACGCCGCGGGCAAGGCGCGCGGCCCGACCGTCGGCAAGGAGCATAAGACCGACGGCGCCGGCGGCTTCAACAACGGGCTGTACGGCACGGGCGCCGGCAACAACAAGTAG